The genome window TAAGCTTACCGCTACCCTGGAGCTTTGCTGGATTTAATGCCTCATTAATATAGACCTGCTCTCTTGCATGCGCATTGGCAACGAATAAACAAATCGCTAAAAATAGTTTGAATAAGATCACATTAAATTTCATGATGCGCCCTACTTGCCTCTTGCCTTGACTAAACGTAATGCGCCTGGACCCAACACCCGAGAAATCGCATGTCGATTCTTGGCAAAAAATTGATAACCCAGACGCAACGGTGGTTGCACGATCTTTCTGGAAAATAGCCACGCCAGAAAAGGGAGATTGGCTCGGCGATAGGCCTCAGGAAATACTGCAGCACCTTGAATTAATGAGCCATCTGCATATTGACCGTACATGGCAGCCAAAGCCTGCTCACATGACACCCCGACTCTTGTGGGATCGTAACGATCGGAATTGATATCGATAAAGTCTAATAAACCCGCTTGATTGCGGCCATTGAGAAACAATATCTCCGCTTGGCACAAGGGGCATGCGCCATCGTAAAACAGAGTGAGTTTTTGTAAATCATTTGCCATCAAGCAAGTGTAAGACTTATTCAATAAACTGGCTGGCAGCAGAACATTGATAAAGATCCCTTGAAAATACTCCCCAACCCCTTTCGTGCACTAGTCATTGGCTCCTCTGGAACCATTGGATCAGCCTTTGTTGAGCTTCTCAAAAATAACCCCTCCTGCTCAGGGGTTGTGGGCATTCACCGTGGTTCAGAATTCCCGCTGGATTATCAAGACCCCACATCTATAGAAAGATGCGCAAGTGCTCTGGCTAGTACGGGACCATTTCAACTGATTATTAATGCCATTGGTGTCTTGCACAATCAGGACTGGATGCCAGAGAAAAAATTAGATGATCTCAATGCCGAGCAATTGATGGAACTTTTGAAGATTAATACGATTGGACCGGCTTTAAGCATTCGATATTTTTCGAAATTACTCGATCCACAACATTCCATCATGGTGACCTTGTCGGCCAAGGTTGGAAGCATTGAGGACAATCGTCTTGGTGGTTGGTATAGCTACCGAGCCTCTAAAGCAGCCCTCAATATGCTCATCAAAACGGCCTCGATTGAATTGACCCGTACGAAACCGAAAGCGGCACTCATTGCAATGCATCCAGGCACTGTAAATTCCAGGCTTTCTAAACCGTTTCGGGGCGAACAGATTGGCAGACCGGCTCAAGATGCCGTAGCAGATATGTTTCGGGTAATAGAAAATCTTCAGATCGAAGATTCGGGAAGTTTTCTTTCTTACTCAGGTGAGAAATTACCCTGGTAAATCAAGCTTACTGACTATCCCTGAGTTTGGGGCGCTTTTTTACGGCAAGCGTCAGAGCAATATTTCACGGCTTCCCAATTTTTTGCCCATGACTTTCTCCAAGTCATTTCTTTTTTACAAACAATGCAAGTCTTGCTCGGCAGATAACCCTTATTCCCCTTAAAAGTTGTAGTCATATTCGCTTTTAAAGATCATTTAAGTGACTTAATACGTGTTGCGCATGCCTAGCAATCGATTGCTGATCCTCATCACTAATTCTTTTAAGGTTTGCTGTCATCAAGCGCGTCCTTGGACTAGCCTCAAACTGGGCGCGATGCTTGATTAAGAAATTCCAATACAAAGTAGTAATAGGACAGGCAGTTTCACCAAAGCGAACATCAGGCTTGTACTGGCAAGAGTCGCAGTAATTACTCATACGCTTGATATAAGCGCCACTGGCAATATAGGGCTTACTCGTAAAGCGGCCACCATTGGCGAATAACGCCATGCCCGCTGTATTGGGTAGCTCAACCCACTCAATCGCATCAACATAAATCGCCAAATACCAGTCACAGACTTCTGACGGAAGGATCTCGGCTAATAGAGCAAAGTTTCCAGTCACCATCAAGCGCTGAATATGGTGCGCATATCCATACTTCAGAGTCTGACCAATAGCATCTTGCATACAGGCCATCTGAGTTTTTCCAGACCAATACCACTGAGGCAGTGATCTCTGATGATCATAATAATTATCTTGTGCCATCTTCGGCATATCTAAGTAGTACATGCCTCGTACAAACTCTCGCCAACCCAATATCTGACGAATAAACCCCTCCACCGTAGATAAATCTAAGGAGTATTTTTTATAGGCACTGATAACAGCAGCAATGACCTCGCGAGGATTGAGTAGTTTGAGATTAAGAGAACTCGAAAGAATAGAATGCCAGCCATAAGGCGTATCAGTCCACATGGCATCTTGATACACACCAAAGTTTCGTAAGCGATATTCGACAAAATAATTCAGCGCTTCTAAAGCCTCATCACGAGTCACTGGCCAACGAAATGCCCCTAATGATCCAGGATGCTTGTCATAGACTTTCTCGACAAAGGTAATCACATCTTGCGTGATAGCATCTGGCTCAAACAATACGGGCTCCTCAATGATGCCGAGCCCTTTTTTTGGATAAGATTTGCGATTATCTTGATCAAAGTTCCATTGACCACCCTCTGGATTGCCATCAGCATCTACCAGAATGTGGTGTGTCTTGCGCATCAAGCGGTAAAAATACTCCAGACGTAGCTCTTTTTTACCGGCAGCCCATTCCAAAAACTCACGATGAGAGCAAAAGAAGTGCTCATCCTCACGCATCTCGAGCTCTATACCAAGCTCAGTGGCTAGCGTTTCGATTTCTTGCTTTAAACGCCACTCCCCCGGCTCAACACAAATAAGATGGCTTATTTTTTCTTGTTGTATTTTTTCCTTAAGTGCATCAACAATGGATAAAGGACTATTTTGAAGGTAGCTGATCGGGTAATTGAGCTTCTTTAAGGTCTGAGCAAAGTGCCGCATGGCTGATAGAAATAAAGCAATCTTCGCTTTATGAGACCAGACATATTGAGCCTCATGCATGGACTCGACCATGAATACTTCATCTGACTTAGGATTAAAGCCTTGAAGTGCGGCGCCCTGTAAATCGAGCTGATCCCCCAAAATCAAGACTAGCTTTTTAGAGGATTTCATTTATTTTTATATTGGGTTGGGCAATATGCGCGATCAACCAACTTACTGCGCAAAGCGACATGCTTTGTTGATCGACCTGTAACGCGTTTTCGCCAAAGCTCAAAGGAACGCCTTTTCAGCTCGTGTCGCATCAATTGAATCACTTGAGACTCTGATAATCCAAATGACTTTTCAATCGCATCAAATGGCGTTCTATCCTCCCAGGCCATTTCAATCAAGCGGGATATATCGGGAGCGGAGAGTGTTTTTAGAGAGAATCTTGCCACCCTGCAAGTTTAAGACTTATTGAATAAACTGGTGTGACGCCCCTATAGTTACGCCACACAAAGCCTACCCCCTCATGCTTGGAAAAATTCGCCAGAAGCTCATTGCTCAAGAGCCTATTCAGACCACAAAGGTGACGGAGGTTGTTTGCCCTATTTGTGATCGACCGATCCCAGAATCACAGAAAGATGCCCACCATCTTGTACCTAAATCCAAGGGCGGCAAAACCACGGAATATCTCCACCGAATTTGTCATCGTCAGATTCATGCTTTATTTACCGAAACTGAGCTGGCGGTGCAGTTCAATACTGCAGCCACTTTGCAAGAACATCCTGAAATGCAGCGATTTATTCGTTGGGTTAAATCCAAGCCTGATCACTTTTATGAAAAAACCCGCAAGAGTGCGCGTATTAAAGCCTAAAAGACAGAACTGGCTGGCTTTCGCTGCTTTGAACTAGAACCATATAAAATTTACTCGAGACGCACTTCAGAAAGAAAGCAATGAGTCAACAAATGAATAAAGTAGCCTTGGTTACCGGAGCGGGCGCAGGAATTGGTAGAGCAGCCGCGAAAGCGCTGCTTCATGGTGACTACAAAGTCGTCCTTACTGGGCGCAATCTAGATAAGCTACAAAAGGCAATTGTTGACATTGGTGGCACTCCAGACAACTGCTTAGCAGTAGTATGCGATGTAGGCAAACCCGATCAAGTCAAACAACTATTTCAAGCCCTTAAGGATAAATTTGGTCGCATTGATGTGCTCTTTAATAATGCAGGTATTGGCGCTCCAGCAATCCCAATGGAAGAGCTCACATATGAGCAGTGGATGAATGTGGTGAATACAAATCTGTGTGGTGCATTTTTATGCTCTCAAGAAGCGATTCGCATGATGAAGGCACAATCACCTCAGGGTGGTCGCATTATTAATAATGGTTCAATCTCGGCGCATGCTCCAAGACCTATGTCAGTAGCCTATACCAGCACTAAACATGCTATCACTGGTTTGACTAAAACCATCGCACTGGATGGACGTCCTTTTCAAATTGCCTGTGGACAGATTGATATTGGCAATGCTGCTACGGAAATGACTGAGCGTATGGCAGCTGGCATTATTCAAGCAGATCACTCTATCAAAGTAGAGCCTCGCATGGATGTTGATCATGTTGGGCAGGCAGTACTGCATATGGCCCAACTACCTCTAGAGAGCAATATTCTTAATATGACCATTATGGCTACCAATATGCCATTTGTTGGTCGAGGTTAAACATGCCACAAGCATTTATCCGACTCCAGCCATGAATAAAAATATCCTCATTGTTGGAGAGTATGGAAAGATCTTCATCACCCCCTTGAGAGAAGCGCTTGGGGATCAGTGGTCAATACATCACTGCACTATCGAACAAACTAAAGCAGAACTATTAGACCTAGTTTCCAAAGCTAGCATTCTAGTGGTCACTGCAGAGCTGACTTACTCCAAGGATCCGCAACTCATTCAAGATCTCATTAAAGCCGGAAAACAACTTCAGTTAATTCAAGTACCGTTTTCTGGAATGGAATGGCTGAATCAAGATTGGCTTGCTGAGGGTTGCAGAGTATGCAATACCAATCAACATTCAGAACCTATCGCTGAATATGTCATGCTGGGCATCCTAGAGTTTGCTGTCAATATGCGCTTAATGGATCGCGAATTACGTCAAGGGCGCTGGACTTACGGTGGATCAATAGTGCGCGGCAAAAAGCACACTGAAATCCAGAATAAAACGATCGGTTTTATTGGCTACGGCCATATCGCAAAACGTGTTACTGAGCTAGCCGCTCCTTTTGGAATGAAATTTCTGGCAATCAGTCGCAATCCTAAACAGGATTCTAGGTTGGTTTGGTGGAAAGACAGTTCACATCTGGATGAGCTACTCGCTGAAAGTGACTACATCCTCATTACCTCACCTCTGAGTGATAGCACTAGAGATATGATTAATGAACGCACCCTGAAAAAGATGAAGCCGACCGGCGTGATTATTAATGTAGCCAGAGGCCCGATCATTAATGAGGCAGCTATTTATCAAGCCCTCAAGAATCGTCAGATCGGCGGCGCCCTGCTCGATGTTTGGTATCAATATGCCAGTACTGAAAATTTAGAGATGCAACCCTCAGCCTTTCCATTTCATGAGCTTGATAACATCATAATGACGCCGCACACCGCTAGCTGGACAGATGATCTGGATACAAGACGTATAAATTCTGTAAGCAAGAATATCCAAAACTTCATCAATAAAAAACCGCTAGTAGAAGTTGTGTACTAGCGGTTTTAGAGTTGCTTGACTAAGAAGTTACTCTTTGTAGCCGGGATCAAGTTTTTCAACAATACGCAACATCGCAGGCCACTCCATTTCACCAAAGGGTCTTCTAACATTTGGTTGATAGAGATGATGCGTCTTCTCTATCACTTCTTTTGGCGGCATGGTGAGCTTTACCCCAGATGAAAGTGCATCTACCTGAGCTTTGCATGCCATTTCCAACCAATACAAGGTATTAAATGCTTGCGCTATGCTCGGCCCCACAGTCAGCAAACCATGGTTACGCAAGATCATTGCTGTTTGGTCACCTAAGTCTGCGACTAAACGGGATTGCTCATCGAGATCAATTGCAACACTTTCATAGTCGTGATAGCTAATGCCATGAAATCGCATGGAAGTCTGGGTAATCGGCAATAGGCCGCACTCCATGGCTGAGACCGCCATACCAGCACGGGTATGTGTATGAATAACACAGCTAACATCTTCTCTTGCACGGTGGACCGCACTATGAATGACGTATCCCGCCTGATTAATACCAAAATCCGGATTAGGGTTGTAAATAATCTCACCATCTAAATTAATCGTAACCAAATTAGAGGCAGTCACTTCGTTGTACATCATTCCATAAGGATTAATCAAAATGTAATCATCTTGACTATCTGGAATTCTGGCGGTGATGTGGTTATATATGAGATCGCTCATCCCAAAATGGGCAACTAACCTGTAACAGGCAGCCAAATCAATACGGGCTTGGCGCTCTGCAGCCGTTACAACATAATTACTCTTAGCCATTGCCTCATTGCTCCATGGGTTTGATATTGAAATCACGGATTAGTTTGCCGGTATTTTCATTATCAGTTTTAATGAAGAGTGCAAACTCACCAGAGTTAGCAGACATCCGTACCTCTGCCCCACTCTTCGCTAGCTTTGCACGCGTTTCTGGCTCTTGTAAGACTGCGTTGATTTCGGTTAGCAAGGTTTTTTGAATTGCGGGAGGTAATCCTAGTGGGCCAAAAAGACCGAGCCACGCGCCAATCTCAAAACCAGGAAAACCTTGCTCAACTACCGTTGGAATTTCTGGGGCAAGCTCGGTTCTCTTTAGAGTAGCTACGGCCAATGGCTTTAACTTACCAGCCCTGACCATCGCAATGCTAGAAGAAAGTGTGTCAAAGGTGACTGGCAACTGCCCGCCAATCACATCTGCTTGTGCTTGACTGCTGCCTTTGTAGGGAATCTGCGTCATTTCAATACCAGCACGTTTAGCCAAAACTGACATCACTAAGTTGCTGGTAGCGCCATTACCTGTTGAGCCATAACTGATTGGAGTAGGACTCTTTTGTGCATTTGCTAAAAATTGCTGCAAGGTATTTGCAGGATCATTTGGGTTAACCACCATTAGATAAGGCAGCCAAACGAGCATCCCGATCGGAGTGAAATCTGTCAGCGGGTTATAGGTCAGATTTTTATAGATATGGGGATTAATAGACATTGGTGCGGATGCACTCACCAATAAGGTATACCCATCTGGCTTAGCCTTTGCTGCAATGCCTGCGCCAATGCTGCCTGCAACCCCTACTTTGTTATCCACCAGAAATTGCTGGCCCATGCGTTGAGACAGGCGATCGGCAACGATACGAGTCACCGTATCCGTCCCCGTTCCCGGAGGGAAGCCAATAATGATCGTTACTGGCCTATCAGGATAAGCTGCAAAAATGGATGCGGAACTGCCTATTAAAAATGCAATCCCTAATAATTTAATCAAGACTTTTAGTTTCATGACGTCTCCAAATGCTTTTTATTTATTTAAAGACAATATTACTATTAACCAGTCAAAATTGGTCAATTTGACCCAAGGAATGCAGCCCATCCGTATAGGTTGATAAAAGGCACAGCAACTCTATTAAACATTACATCAAGATCTCTAAAGTCCGGCTAATGGAAGATACCAATAGAGTCTGACCTGAAAGAGCAGATACTTTGATAAAAAGTATCAAATTACACTTAAACGGGAGACAAAATGATCAAGACTGCTATCTCTAGAAAGCTCACTTTAGCCGCATTAGGTTTTGCAATATCAACGAGTGCTTATTGCGGTACTTATGTATATATTTCAAATATTGAAGATGCTGATATCACAGCGTACGAACTATCGGCCGGCTCGAATCCACATCTGACATCCATTGGTCGCTTTCCGGCTGGAAAATTTGCGATGCCAATGGCAGTGACACCAGATAATAAAAATTTATATGCCTCTGTGCGCTCTAAGCCATTCTCTTTATACATGTACCAAATTGATCAAGGTAATGGGCAATTGAAATGGACTGGTGCAATCCCCCTACCAGACAGTATGGTGAGCGTTTCTACAGATAAAACTGGAAAATGGTTGTTGGCGACCTCTTTTGGAGGGCACAACAATAGCGTTAATCAAATTCAAGCGAATGGTTACGTTAATCCAGTTCCTGCAGAAGCCTTTCCAAGCGGCGGAAAAAACCCACACGCTATCGTATTTGATCAATCCAATAAATTTGTCTATGTACCCCAACTCGGTACAGATGAAATCAAAATCCATACTTTTAATGCGTCCCAAGCAAAGCCTCTTTCTGAAACCTCAAGCTCAGTAGCGCTTCAAAAACAACAAGGCCCAAGACATATTGTGATTTCAGCGGACAATAAATTTGCCTATGTCATTACTGAGATGACGGGTGAGGTCATTGTCTTTTCAAGAGACCTTAAATCTGGGGCATTAACTCAAATTCAAGCTGTTTCAAGCCTTCCAAGTGACAGTAAGCTTGTTCCTGGAAGACCAAGACCTCCAACAGGCTCTCCAGAGGCAACAGCTTTTGATGATTCCAATATGATTTTCTGTGCCGAGATCAAACTAACGCCAAATGGAAAATTTCTATACACATCAGAGAGAACAAAAAGCACTTTAAGTGGCTTTGAAGTGGATCCCCAAACAGGCAAAGTAAAATATTTATTTACCACCCCAACAGAAGAAATGCCTAGAGGATTTAACGTAGATCCTAGCGGGCAATTCTTAGTTGCTACAGGCCAAAAATCC of Polynucleobacter sp. AP-Titi-500A-B4 contains these proteins:
- a CDS encoding thiol-disulfide oxidoreductase DCC family protein: MANDLQKLTLFYDGACPLCQAEILFLNGRNQAGLLDFIDINSDRYDPTRVGVSCEQALAAMYGQYADGSLIQGAAVFPEAYRRANLPFLAWLFSRKIVQPPLRLGYQFFAKNRHAISRVLGPGALRLVKARGK
- a CDS encoding SDR family NAD(P)-dependent oxidoreductase, which gives rise to MKILPNPFRALVIGSSGTIGSAFVELLKNNPSCSGVVGIHRGSEFPLDYQDPTSIERCASALASTGPFQLIINAIGVLHNQDWMPEKKLDDLNAEQLMELLKINTIGPALSIRYFSKLLDPQHSIMVTLSAKVGSIEDNRLGGWYSYRASKAALNMLIKTASIELTRTKPKAALIAMHPGTVNSRLSKPFRGEQIGRPAQDAVADMFRVIENLQIEDSGSFLSYSGEKLPW
- a CDS encoding DUF2256 domain-containing protein → MTTTFKGNKGYLPSKTCIVCKKEMTWRKSWAKNWEAVKYCSDACRKKAPQTQG
- a CDS encoding cryptochrome/photolyase family protein, which codes for MKSSKKLVLILGDQLDLQGAALQGFNPKSDEVFMVESMHEAQYVWSHKAKIALFLSAMRHFAQTLKKLNYPISYLQNSPLSIVDALKEKIQQEKISHLICVEPGEWRLKQEIETLATELGIELEMREDEHFFCSHREFLEWAAGKKELRLEYFYRLMRKTHHILVDADGNPEGGQWNFDQDNRKSYPKKGLGIIEEPVLFEPDAITQDVITFVEKVYDKHPGSLGAFRWPVTRDEALEALNYFVEYRLRNFGVYQDAMWTDTPYGWHSILSSSLNLKLLNPREVIAAVISAYKKYSLDLSTVEGFIRQILGWREFVRGMYYLDMPKMAQDNYYDHQRSLPQWYWSGKTQMACMQDAIGQTLKYGYAHHIQRLMVTGNFALLAEILPSEVCDWYLAIYVDAIEWVELPNTAGMALFANGGRFTSKPYIASGAYIKRMSNYCDSCQYKPDVRFGETACPITTLYWNFLIKHRAQFEASPRTRLMTANLKRISDEDQQSIARHAQHVLSHLNDL
- a CDS encoding TIGR03643 family protein, with translation MARFSLKTLSAPDISRLIEMAWEDRTPFDAIEKSFGLSESQVIQLMRHELKRRSFELWRKRVTGRSTKHVALRSKLVDRAYCPTQYKNK
- a CDS encoding HNH endonuclease, which codes for MLGKIRQKLIAQEPIQTTKVTEVVCPICDRPIPESQKDAHHLVPKSKGGKTTEYLHRICHRQIHALFTETELAVQFNTAATLQEHPEMQRFIRWVKSKPDHFYEKTRKSARIKA
- a CDS encoding SDR family oxidoreductase; translated protein: MSQQMNKVALVTGAGAGIGRAAAKALLHGDYKVVLTGRNLDKLQKAIVDIGGTPDNCLAVVCDVGKPDQVKQLFQALKDKFGRIDVLFNNAGIGAPAIPMEELTYEQWMNVVNTNLCGAFLCSQEAIRMMKAQSPQGGRIINNGSISAHAPRPMSVAYTSTKHAITGLTKTIALDGRPFQIACGQIDIGNAATEMTERMAAGIIQADHSIKVEPRMDVDHVGQAVLHMAQLPLESNILNMTIMATNMPFVGRG
- a CDS encoding 2-hydroxyacid dehydrogenase codes for the protein MNKNILIVGEYGKIFITPLREALGDQWSIHHCTIEQTKAELLDLVSKASILVVTAELTYSKDPQLIQDLIKAGKQLQLIQVPFSGMEWLNQDWLAEGCRVCNTNQHSEPIAEYVMLGILEFAVNMRLMDRELRQGRWTYGGSIVRGKKHTEIQNKTIGFIGYGHIAKRVTELAAPFGMKFLAISRNPKQDSRLVWWKDSSHLDELLAESDYILITSPLSDSTRDMINERTLKKMKPTGVIINVARGPIINEAAIYQALKNRQIGGALLDVWYQYASTENLEMQPSAFPFHELDNIIMTPHTASWTDDLDTRRINSVSKNIQNFINKKPLVEVVY
- a CDS encoding class II aldolase/adducin family protein, which encodes MAKSNYVVTAAERQARIDLAACYRLVAHFGMSDLIYNHITARIPDSQDDYILINPYGMMYNEVTASNLVTINLDGEIIYNPNPDFGINQAGYVIHSAVHRAREDVSCVIHTHTRAGMAVSAMECGLLPITQTSMRFHGISYHDYESVAIDLDEQSRLVADLGDQTAMILRNHGLLTVGPSIAQAFNTLYWLEMACKAQVDALSSGVKLTMPPKEVIEKTHHLYQPNVRRPFGEMEWPAMLRIVEKLDPGYKE
- a CDS encoding tripartite tricarboxylate transporter substrate binding protein, translating into MKLKVLIKLLGIAFLIGSSASIFAAYPDRPVTIIIGFPPGTGTDTVTRIVADRLSQRMGQQFLVDNKVGVAGSIGAGIAAKAKPDGYTLLVSASAPMSINPHIYKNLTYNPLTDFTPIGMLVWLPYLMVVNPNDPANTLQQFLANAQKSPTPISYGSTGNGATSNLVMSVLAKRAGIEMTQIPYKGSSQAQADVIGGQLPVTFDTLSSSIAMVRAGKLKPLAVATLKRTELAPEIPTVVEQGFPGFEIGAWLGLFGPLGLPPAIQKTLLTEINAVLQEPETRAKLAKSGAEVRMSANSGEFALFIKTDNENTGKLIRDFNIKPMEQ
- a CDS encoding beta-propeller fold lactonase family protein, which encodes MIKTAISRKLTLAALGFAISTSAYCGTYVYISNIEDADITAYELSAGSNPHLTSIGRFPAGKFAMPMAVTPDNKNLYASVRSKPFSLYMYQIDQGNGQLKWTGAIPLPDSMVSVSTDKTGKWLLATSFGGHNNSVNQIQANGYVNPVPAEAFPSGGKNPHAIVFDQSNKFVYVPQLGTDEIKIHTFNASQAKPLSETSSSVALQKQQGPRHIVISADNKFAYVITEMTGEVIVFSRDLKSGALTQIQAVSSLPSDSKLVPGRPRPPTGSPEATAFDDSNMIFCAEIKLTPNGKFLYTSERTKSTLSGFEVDPQTGKVKYLFTTPTEEMPRGFNVDPSGQFLVATGQKSDKVSLYSINQTSGELNLIERVPGGKGANWVTFVKTK